A single Ignavibacteriales bacterium DNA region contains:
- a CDS encoding CTP synthase, with translation MLTKNKVKFIFVTGGVVSSLGKGITASSLALLLKQRGFRVTIQKFDPYINIDPGTMSPFQHGEVYVTDDGAETDLDLGHYERFINDNMTRLNNVTTGQIYNHVIQKERRGEYLGATVQVIPHITDEIKERMNRLATLGQYDIVITEIGGTVGDIESLPFIEAMRQFMLQVGRKNALAIHVTLVPFIASAGELKTKPTQHSVKNLLELGIQPDILVCRSEKKLPAEIRAKIGLFCNIEEQAVISAYDCTSIYEVPLVLHKEKLDQMIIKRLNLLDKKSKLDEWEKFVDKIKNPKKSVTIAICGKYTNLADSYKSIVESFVHAGAANDAKVDLVFLSAEECEKPGFEKILEDADGLLVPGGFGERGIEGKINAIKFARENNLPFFGICLGMQCAIIEYARNVCGLKHANSSEFKKNKYSVIDLMHEQKSVKNMGGTMRLGAYPAIIEKNSAAFNAYGSEYITERHRHRYEVNNDFRKQLSDAGMKFSGLSPDKTLVEIAELPGHKWFLGCQFHPELKSRATKPHPLFREFIRVSLENKASKKH, from the coding sequence ATGCTGACAAAAAATAAGGTCAAATTCATATTTGTAACCGGGGGGGTGGTCTCTTCTCTCGGAAAAGGAATTACTGCCTCATCTCTGGCACTTTTGCTAAAACAGCGCGGATTCAGGGTGACCATCCAAAAGTTTGATCCCTACATCAATATTGACCCGGGTACCATGAGCCCTTTTCAGCATGGAGAAGTTTATGTCACCGATGACGGGGCTGAGACTGACCTTGATCTCGGACACTATGAACGGTTCATAAATGATAATATGACCCGGTTGAATAACGTTACAACAGGGCAGATTTATAATCACGTAATTCAAAAAGAGAGACGGGGAGAGTATCTGGGTGCTACCGTTCAGGTCATTCCCCATATTACCGACGAGATTAAAGAGCGGATGAATCGTCTTGCCACGCTGGGGCAGTATGATATTGTGATTACTGAAATCGGCGGTACGGTCGGTGATATCGAAAGCCTCCCTTTCATTGAGGCAATGAGACAGTTTATGCTGCAGGTTGGAAGGAAAAACGCACTTGCCATACATGTGACCCTGGTACCCTTCATCGCGTCAGCAGGGGAATTAAAAACCAAACCTACACAGCATTCGGTAAAGAATCTATTAGAACTGGGTATCCAGCCCGATATACTGGTCTGTCGTTCTGAAAAGAAACTCCCTGCTGAAATACGTGCCAAGATTGGTTTATTCTGCAATATTGAGGAGCAGGCGGTTATTTCAGCCTATGACTGCACCTCAATTTATGAAGTACCATTAGTGCTTCATAAAGAAAAGCTTGACCAGATGATTATTAAACGGCTGAATCTGCTTGATAAGAAATCAAAGCTGGACGAATGGGAAAAATTTGTAGATAAAATTAAAAATCCTAAAAAATCAGTTACAATTGCCATTTGCGGCAAATATACCAACCTGGCTGATTCCTATAAATCTATAGTTGAGTCATTTGTGCATGCAGGTGCTGCCAATGATGCCAAGGTGGATCTGGTATTTCTCTCAGCTGAAGAATGTGAAAAGCCTGGATTTGAGAAGATACTTGAGGATGCTGACGGTCTGCTGGTTCCGGGCGGGTTTGGGGAAAGGGGTATTGAAGGAAAGATAAACGCTATAAAATTTGCGAGAGAGAATAATCTGCCATTCTTTGGCATCTGTTTAGGTATGCAATGTGCTATCATTGAATATGCCAGAAACGTTTGCGGGTTAAAGCATGCAAATAGTTCTGAATTCAAGAAGAATAAATACAGCGTTATTGATTTGATGCATGAACAAAAAAGTGTGAAGAATATGGGGGGCACCATGAGATTAGGCGCATATCCGGCAATTATCGAAAAGAATTCGGCTGCATTCAATGCTTACGGAAGCGAGTATATAACTGAACGACACAGACATCGTTATGAGGTTAACAATGACTTCAGAAAGCAGCTAAGTGATGCCGGAATGAAATTCTCGGGTCTCTCACCTGATAAAACTTTAGTTGAAATTGCTGAGTTGCCCGGGCATAAATGGTTTCTCGGCTGTCAGTTTCATCCTGAACTTAAATCACGGGCTACAAAACCACATCCATTATTCAGGGAATTCATCCGTGTTTCTCTGGAAAACAAGGCATCTAAGAAGCACTGA
- a CDS encoding T9SS type A sorting domain-containing protein, producing MKKMRLFVIAYLFLFSASLIAQSNSPVREGELDKKWSKISKSDIPQTVPGDANYIYIPTFYGPRFYDFGKSAGTVSANYRPFPMSNTTQSEVSVDVHPTNENIVFVSPNTTNWPVTTLYGTGGYFTSNGGTSWTGFDQPPYGATSGDPAVSIGTNGLIYTGFIDAGTNDGGQGVAVTSNNGNSWSRYVVGPRPPGASDLLDKNHLVVDKKAGSPYENRVYAAWTAFVSTSPNNNDIEVRYSSNNGQTWSNSSNVSGPINAGSHDQGINLSTGPNGEVYALWAVYDNWAAGVYGEDAIGFNKSTDGGATWAQPKRIYSAANFGIRGNLANKGNIRVSSFPVMGVDRTGGSRNGTIYAVWPQKTVAPAGSDPDIVLTKSSDGGETWAPLVRVNNDPLNNGKDQYYPWMTVDQSTGNVYVVFYDSRDVTNDSAHVYIARSTDGGTTFDNIKVTDRAFKPKTISGLASGYQGDYIGIAANRNTVYPTWADDRTGNYQIWMSTVTFGPSVTHDALTNTENLTGPYTVNVGISSSVPLDTNKLYVHWGRGANGAITDSVKLTMVGTDQYSANIPGNGSPAVYNYYIATADQQGGSTLLPAGAPGNYFSFTANIDSIAPVITHTALPNQFRETWPKQVNAVVTDNIGVDTVKVLHKKGFSGSVSEFMLAAGTDNSYSGVFNSDSSQYAVGDTVYYRIQAKDASSLGNYGYAPGANTWFTFAFVADQTAPVVTHLPLRDQPRLRWPARVDAGIYDTLGISAASVEYYRNLPANTGMFSLSPQGAGFTGVFDIDTTVVQVGDSIWYRIKAVDNSTNKNVSYYPSTGYFKFTVINTLGVVLVVNDDNTLAARVSSVKGGPGDLETPLGASSSFIAQTLVNAGYVVDTVEWAGLNAATLNNYDIVCLTAGTRTSAMFDDLAKRTEIVNYTLGGGKVIVEGGEVGYVYRISGTTTDKDPYFRRNVLNDSAWVSDVTTSTLFKKDPLHPIFNFPNPILDTLSFTNPSSSSWGTRDAMRIIPNKTGVFKLGTWSAMPDSASIIAYSPNNNPYNIRNVFLAFAIGRMNNLQQRTALVENVFNFVASGIIPVELTSFTASTTNDQVTLSWITASEKNNLGFEIERKSSKGSFEQVGFVQGNGTSLLQNSYVFTDRGLEEGNYSYRLKQIDFDGTHTYSDVVEVEILNPVQFALEQNYPNPFNPSTLIKFSLPVESRVELSVFNALGEKVRVLVNEVRKSGNHEVEFNALGLSSGVYFYKLEAGEFISTKKLILLK from the coding sequence ATGAAAAAAATGCGACTTTTTGTAATCGCGTATTTATTCCTGTTTTCAGCCTCTCTCATCGCTCAGAGTAATTCCCCTGTGAGAGAAGGAGAATTGGATAAAAAATGGTCTAAAATATCGAAATCCGATATTCCACAGACTGTACCAGGAGATGCAAATTACATTTACATCCCGACCTTCTACGGTCCCCGGTTTTATGATTTTGGTAAATCAGCCGGAACCGTTTCAGCGAATTACAGACCTTTCCCTATGAGCAACACCACACAATCTGAAGTGAGTGTGGATGTTCATCCTACAAACGAAAATATCGTTTTTGTATCCCCTAATACTACCAACTGGCCCGTAACCACGCTTTACGGTACCGGCGGCTATTTTACTTCAAACGGCGGTACAAGCTGGACTGGATTTGATCAGCCCCCATATGGCGCCACCTCAGGTGATCCGGCCGTAAGTATTGGTACAAACGGATTAATTTACACAGGATTTATTGACGCCGGAACAAATGACGGCGGTCAGGGTGTGGCTGTTACCTCTAACAACGGCAATTCATGGAGCAGATATGTTGTCGGTCCAAGACCTCCTGGCGCATCTGATCTCCTTGACAAAAACCACTTAGTTGTTGATAAAAAAGCCGGCAGTCCTTACGAAAATCGTGTTTATGCTGCCTGGACAGCTTTTGTTTCAACCAGCCCTAATAATAATGATATTGAGGTTCGTTACTCATCCAATAATGGCCAGACCTGGAGTAATTCATCCAATGTTAGTGGTCCGATTAATGCCGGTTCTCATGATCAGGGCATTAATCTTTCAACCGGACCCAATGGTGAAGTGTATGCACTCTGGGCAGTCTACGATAACTGGGCTGCTGGTGTCTACGGGGAAGATGCTATTGGTTTTAATAAATCCACAGATGGCGGTGCTACATGGGCGCAGCCAAAAAGAATTTACTCTGCTGCCAATTTTGGTATCAGAGGTAATCTTGCCAATAAAGGCAATATCCGTGTTTCTTCTTTTCCTGTAATGGGAGTTGACCGCACGGGTGGATCGCGTAACGGAACAATTTATGCAGTGTGGCCGCAGAAAACAGTCGCACCAGCCGGCAGTGATCCGGATATCGTTCTTACAAAATCATCTGATGGCGGTGAGACCTGGGCTCCGCTTGTAAGAGTAAATAACGATCCTCTGAATAATGGCAAAGATCAGTATTATCCCTGGATGACCGTTGATCAGTCAACAGGTAATGTCTATGTAGTATTTTATGACAGCCGTGATGTTACAAATGACAGCGCCCATGTTTATATTGCACGCAGTACTGACGGCGGAACAACCTTTGATAACATCAAAGTAACTGACAGGGCTTTCAAACCAAAAACAATCTCTGGCTTAGCAAGCGGTTACCAGGGTGATTATATCGGCATTGCTGCAAACAGAAATACCGTGTATCCTACCTGGGCTGATGACAGAACAGGTAATTATCAGATCTGGATGTCAACAGTTACATTCGGACCATCGGTTACTCATGATGCACTCACCAATACCGAAAACCTCACCGGCCCTTATACTGTAAATGTCGGAATTTCTTCTTCAGTCCCTCTTGATACTAATAAACTCTATGTTCATTGGGGCAGAGGTGCCAATGGTGCAATTACTGATTCAGTAAAACTTACCATGGTTGGTACAGATCAGTACTCAGCTAATATCCCCGGAAACGGATCTCCTGCTGTGTATAATTACTACATTGCAACTGCTGATCAGCAGGGCGGATCAACGTTACTTCCTGCAGGAGCACCGGGAAATTACTTCTCGTTCACTGCGAACATTGACTCAATTGCACCCGTGATTACTCACACTGCACTCCCGAATCAGTTCAGAGAGACCTGGCCAAAGCAGGTGAATGCAGTAGTTACTGATAATATCGGTGTTGATACTGTAAAAGTACTCCATAAAAAGGGCTTTAGCGGTTCAGTCTCTGAATTTATGTTAGCAGCCGGAACCGATAACAGCTATAGCGGAGTGTTTAATTCTGATTCCTCTCAGTATGCCGTAGGCGATACTGTATATTACAGAATACAAGCTAAGGATGCTTCCTCACTTGGCAATTATGGTTATGCTCCAGGAGCAAATACCTGGTTTACTTTTGCATTTGTAGCAGATCAGACAGCACCGGTTGTTACACATCTGCCGCTCCGTGATCAGCCAAGACTCCGCTGGCCGGCAAGAGTGGATGCTGGTATCTATGATACACTTGGTATCAGCGCAGCATCAGTTGAATACTATCGTAATCTTCCTGCCAACACCGGAATGTTTTCTCTCAGCCCACAGGGTGCAGGCTTTACGGGTGTATTTGATATTGATACCACCGTTGTACAGGTCGGCGATTCAATCTGGTACAGGATAAAAGCGGTTGATAATTCAACTAATAAAAACGTTTCTTATTATCCTTCAACCGGATATTTCAAATTCACTGTTATTAACACGCTTGGAGTTGTTCTTGTTGTGAACGATGACAATACCCTGGCTGCCAGAGTTTCATCAGTCAAAGGCGGACCTGGTGATCTGGAGACTCCTCTTGGTGCATCGTCATCATTCATCGCCCAGACACTGGTTAATGCTGGTTATGTGGTAGACACTGTTGAGTGGGCCGGACTGAATGCAGCAACGCTCAATAACTATGACATTGTTTGTCTTACAGCTGGTACACGTACCTCAGCAATGTTCGACGACCTTGCAAAGAGAACGGAAATTGTGAACTACACCCTCGGAGGCGGTAAAGTTATCGTTGAAGGCGGTGAAGTGGGTTATGTTTACCGTATTTCCGGAACTACGACAGATAAAGATCCGTATTTCAGAAGAAATGTGCTCAATGATAGCGCATGGGTCAGTGACGTAACAACTTCTACTCTTTTCAAGAAGGATCCGCTGCATCCAATTTTCAATTTCCCGAATCCGATTCTGGATACTCTCTCATTCACCAATCCTTCATCCTCCTCATGGGGAACAAGAGATGCAATGAGAATCATCCCGAATAAAACAGGTGTCTTTAAACTCGGTACCTGGAGTGCAATGCCCGATTCTGCAAGTATTATTGCTTATTCACCAAACAATAATCCTTACAACATCAGAAATGTATTCCTTGCGTTTGCAATCGGAAGAATGAATAACCTTCAGCAGAGAACCGCTCTTGTTGAGAACGTATTCAATTTTGTTGCTTCCGGTATCATTCCCGTTGAGTTAACATCATTTACCGCAAGCACGACAAATGATCAGGTAACTCTCAGCTGGATTACAGCTTCTGAAAAGAATAACCTTGGATTTGAAATCGAAAGAAAATCTTCTAAGGGCTCATTTGAGCAGGTTGGATTCGTTCAGGGTAACGGAACCTCACTTCTGCAAAATTCCTATGTCTTCACAGACAGAGGTCTTGAAGAAGGTAATTACTCATACAGGCTCAAACAGATTGATTTTGATGGTACTCACACCTACAGTGATGTGGTGGAAGTAGAAATCCTGAATCCGGTTCAGTTTGCGCTGGAACAGAACTATCCGAATCCTTTTAACCCTTCAACACTGATAAAATTCAGCCTGCCGGTTGAAAGCCGCGTTGAATTATCAGTATTTAATGCACTGGGTGAAAAAGTAAGAGTTCTAGTTAATGAAGTAAGAAAATCAGGCAACCACGAGGTGGAATTCAACGCTTTAGGACTTTCCTCAGGTGTTTATTTCTACAAACTTGAAGCAGGTGAGTTTATTTCAACTAAGAAACTTATTCTACTTAAGTAA
- a CDS encoding glycosyltransferase, which produces MNSFLDWFILYVFAGCILFNLGLILILWRVFRSAKKSAPTQSGICTGLSVIIAAKNEAGRLPFLLSALENQKPVSVPFEVIIVNDASEDSTPVLLHKASLKYPWLKVIDLPQSSGKRRALTRGVEESQYNSIAITDADCLPQDGWFRALVNNFNQDYDVIFGVAYSEINDNYVSRIGSYENFRGTLLLLAAAYLKIPYSARAANFGFKKASFHALGGYHSTNDSISGDDDLLIREAFKAKMKIHYFTDESSFVKYFQKTSVFDYLRQKARHTGSSHHYLFLHQFILTYWHAMNIFGQWAIIFAPFSVWFLWLTVLKTLFDAVITSLFERKCGYKFPLIDKFVIPFIYEFFIEVNFFYSFFRKSKW; this is translated from the coding sequence ATGAATTCATTTTTGGATTGGTTTATTCTCTATGTATTTGCGGGCTGTATTTTATTCAATCTGGGACTGATTCTTATTCTCTGGAGAGTATTCCGGTCTGCAAAAAAGAGTGCTCCAACGCAATCCGGAATCTGTACCGGACTCAGTGTAATAATTGCCGCCAAAAATGAGGCCGGAAGGCTCCCCTTCCTGCTGTCAGCATTGGAAAACCAAAAACCCGTTTCAGTACCATTTGAAGTAATTATCGTTAACGATGCTTCAGAGGATTCTACTCCCGTTCTGCTTCATAAGGCATCACTTAAATATCCCTGGCTCAAAGTAATTGACCTTCCGCAGAGTTCAGGAAAAAGAAGGGCATTAACCCGGGGTGTCGAAGAAAGTCAATATAACTCAATAGCGATTACTGATGCGGACTGCCTTCCCCAAGATGGCTGGTTCCGGGCACTGGTGAATAACTTCAATCAGGATTATGATGTGATTTTCGGAGTGGCCTATTCTGAAATTAACGATAACTATGTCTCGAGAATAGGCTCCTATGAGAATTTCAGGGGAACTCTCCTCCTGCTTGCGGCAGCATATCTGAAAATCCCCTATTCGGCACGGGCAGCAAATTTTGGATTTAAGAAGGCATCCTTTCATGCTCTGGGCGGCTATCATTCAACAAATGATTCCATCAGCGGAGACGATGATCTTCTTATCAGGGAAGCATTTAAGGCAAAAATGAAGATTCATTATTTTACTGATGAATCTTCATTTGTGAAGTACTTTCAGAAAACATCGGTTTTTGACTATCTCAGACAAAAGGCCCGCCATACCGGCTCCTCACACCATTATCTCTTTTTGCATCAGTTTATCCTGACTTACTGGCATGCAATGAATATCTTCGGCCAGTGGGCAATCATTTTCGCTCCTTTCTCAGTCTGGTTTTTATGGCTGACGGTTCTTAAAACACTGTTTGATGCAGTAATTACCTCTCTTTTTGAAAGAAAATGCGGGTATAAATTCCCGTTAATTGATAAATTCGTGATTCCTTTTATTTATGAATTTTTTATTGAAGTCAATTTTTTTTACTCCTTTTTCAGAAAATCCAAATGGTAA
- a CDS encoding cytidine deaminase: MVRVSEAKAKELALIARETRKNAHAPYSGFHVGSALLTSDDKIYTGCNVENSSYSLTNCAERTAIFKAISEGESKFKAIAVASDSPDFLPPCGACRQVIADICGNIDVVMIDEEDSLKILSISELLPLAFSGDQIKPEGK; encoded by the coding sequence ATGGTAAGAGTATCAGAAGCAAAAGCTAAAGAGTTAGCGCTGATTGCCCGTGAAACCAGAAAAAACGCCCATGCCCCCTACTCAGGATTTCACGTTGGATCTGCCCTGCTCACATCAGATGATAAAATATACACTGGCTGTAACGTTGAAAACAGCAGTTATTCACTTACAAATTGCGCGGAGCGAACAGCAATATTTAAAGCAATTTCAGAGGGGGAAAGCAAATTTAAGGCTATCGCAGTCGCTTCAGACAGTCCTGATTTCCTTCCGCCCTGCGGTGCTTGCCGCCAGGTTATTGCTGATATCTGCGGAAATATAGATGTGGTCATGATCGATGAAGAAGATTCCCTTAAAATACTCTCGATTTCTGAACTTCTTCCCCTGGCTTTCAGCGGGGACCAGATCAAACCGGAGGGTAAATGA
- a CDS encoding thymidine kinase translates to MESSIPHLLPKDTGWIEVITGCMFSGKTEELIRRLRRAQIAKQKVLIIKPAIDNRYSENNIVSHNTQSLPSVVLDNSSAIRDLAKDAQVIGIDEVQFFDGDILSICKELASDGKRVIVAGLDQDYTGKPFEPLPQFLCEAEYITKTLAICVVCGNPADRTQRTTVSKEKVLVGAADYYEARCRKCHYIPGE, encoded by the coding sequence ATGGAATCCTCTATCCCTCACCTCCTGCCAAAGGATACCGGCTGGATTGAAGTAATAACAGGCTGCATGTTCAGCGGAAAAACGGAAGAACTTATCCGGCGGCTCAGGAGAGCTCAAATAGCAAAGCAGAAAGTGCTTATTATTAAACCCGCAATTGACAATAGATACTCAGAAAACAATATAGTCTCACATAATACCCAAAGTCTGCCCTCGGTAGTTCTGGATAACAGTTCTGCCATCCGGGATCTGGCAAAAGACGCTCAGGTTATCGGAATAGATGAGGTCCAGTTTTTTGACGGAGATATCCTTTCGATCTGTAAAGAACTTGCATCTGACGGCAAACGAGTGATAGTAGCCGGACTTGATCAGGATTACACCGGCAAGCCATTTGAACCGCTTCCCCAGTTTCTTTGTGAAGCAGAATATATAACAAAGACACTTGCTATCTGCGTTGTCTGCGGCAATCCGGCAGACCGGACTCAGCGGACAACCGTAAGCAAAGAGAAAGTGTTAGTTGGTGCTGCTGATTATTATGAAGCACGCTGCAGAAAATGTCATTATATACCCGGAGAATAA
- a CDS encoding NupC/NupG family nucleoside CNT transporter, with protein sequence MFIENLFRGILGIILILGIAYLLSNNRKKLNLRLIGGGLTLQIVFAILVIKGEELRQFFFIFGWPQDAFKAISSGFVAIMNFSSEGAKFIFGNLGIAPGFEGSMGFFFAFQVLPTIIFFASLMSVLYYLGIMQKIVQGMAWIMARVMGTSGAESLSCTANIFVGQTEAPLMIRPFLKDLTKSEMLTIMVGGMATIAGGVMAAYIQILASSLAAAKGIPIQQAQIEFATHLLGASVMAAPAALLISKIIYPETEDPVTQGTVKVKVEKNAGNVLEAASAGAADGLGLALNVGAMLIAFIALIALLNAIIMYIGDVTGLNGVVKAAYNTNFNFQFILGWILQWLAYGIGVPSADALSFGGLVGTKLVLNEFVAYMDFGTLIQNKVILSEKAIIMATYALCGFANFSSIAIQLGGIGALAPERKSDLASLGIKAVIGGTLATLMTATLAGILY encoded by the coding sequence ATGTTTATCGAGAATTTGTTCAGAGGGATTCTGGGGATAATCCTTATACTTGGAATCGCCTATCTTTTATCGAATAATAGAAAAAAACTTAACCTCAGGCTCATTGGCGGCGGTCTCACTCTGCAGATAGTATTTGCAATACTGGTCATAAAGGGAGAAGAACTGCGTCAGTTCTTTTTTATTTTTGGCTGGCCGCAGGATGCATTTAAGGCAATCAGTTCCGGATTTGTAGCGATAATGAATTTTTCCTCTGAAGGTGCGAAGTTTATCTTTGGCAATCTTGGCATCGCACCTGGTTTTGAAGGAAGTATGGGGTTCTTCTTTGCTTTTCAGGTTCTCCCGACAATCATTTTCTTTGCATCATTAATGTCCGTGCTCTATTACCTGGGTATTATGCAAAAAATTGTTCAGGGAATGGCATGGATAATGGCCCGTGTAATGGGCACTTCAGGTGCCGAATCATTGAGCTGCACTGCAAATATCTTTGTCGGTCAGACAGAAGCTCCGCTTATGATACGGCCATTTCTTAAAGATCTTACCAAAAGTGAAATGCTGACTATTATGGTCGGCGGTATGGCGACTATTGCCGGCGGCGTGATGGCTGCATATATACAAATCCTTGCATCTTCACTTGCTGCAGCAAAGGGCATTCCTATTCAGCAGGCACAAATTGAGTTTGCCACTCATCTGCTCGGCGCCAGCGTTATGGCGGCACCAGCTGCTCTTCTTATATCAAAAATTATATATCCTGAGACTGAAGACCCGGTTACCCAGGGGACAGTAAAAGTAAAAGTTGAAAAGAATGCAGGCAATGTCCTTGAAGCCGCTTCCGCAGGTGCTGCAGATGGTCTTGGCCTCGCACTGAACGTCGGTGCAATGCTTATAGCTTTCATTGCATTGATTGCCCTTCTCAATGCAATTATTATGTATATCGGTGATGTCACGGGACTGAACGGAGTGGTTAAAGCTGCTTATAACACAAATTTTAACTTTCAGTTTATTCTCGGATGGATACTGCAGTGGCTTGCGTATGGAATTGGCGTACCCTCAGCTGATGCATTAAGTTTTGGCGGACTGGTAGGTACAAAACTGGTGCTTAATGAGTTTGTTGCATATATGGATTTTGGCACACTTATTCAAAACAAAGTTATTCTTTCTGAAAAAGCTATTATTATGGCAACCTACGCACTTTGCGGATTTGCCAATTTTAGTTCAATAGCCATTCAATTGGGCGGTATTGGTGCTTTAGCTCCTGAGAGAAAAAGTGATCTTGCCTCTCTTGGCATCAAAGCAGTGATAGGCGGCACACTTGCCACTCTTATGACCGCAACTCTTGCAGGAATTCTTTACTGA
- a CDS encoding purine-nucleoside phosphorylase: MIQISEIYPETVKYFTSLIGTHRPDSAIILGSGLGEMLDGNDILFEVDTGDIPGYPVSTVSGHKGKIQLVNVGEKLILAFSGRIHPYEGYKLSQCLLPVHLSYTAGVQNIIITNAAGGVNPDFSPGDLMLITGINPGALKMKISEFFGTPLSETTSLLRRFPDPLLYNNLIELGLSENIYLQKGVYWYMSGPNYETPAEIRMIKNSGGDAVGMSSVHEVLYANALGIRTIGISCITNMGAGISPVKLSHSEVKETAERVKDKFSRYLKRVLVTL; encoded by the coding sequence ATGATCCAGATCTCTGAAATATATCCGGAAACGGTTAAATACTTTACTTCCCTAATTGGAACTCACAGACCTGATTCGGCGATCATTCTGGGAAGCGGACTGGGAGAAATGCTTGACGGAAATGACATACTGTTCGAAGTTGATACAGGTGATATTCCGGGCTATCCGGTTTCTACTGTCTCCGGTCATAAAGGAAAGATTCAATTAGTTAACGTTGGCGAAAAGCTCATCCTTGCATTCAGCGGGAGAATTCATCCCTACGAAGGATATAAACTCTCCCAGTGCCTGCTTCCTGTTCATCTGAGTTATACAGCAGGAGTTCAAAATATAATTATTACTAATGCAGCGGGAGGTGTAAATCCTGATTTCAGCCCGGGTGATTTAATGCTGATCACCGGTATTAATCCCGGCGCACTTAAAATGAAAATCAGTGAGTTTTTCGGTACCCCACTCTCAGAGACTACTTCCCTGCTCAGAAGGTTCCCAGATCCTCTGCTCTATAATAATCTGATTGAACTCGGTCTCTCAGAAAATATCTATTTGCAGAAAGGGGTATACTGGTATATGAGCGGTCCGAATTATGAGACCCCGGCGGAAATACGTATGATTAAAAATTCAGGCGGAGATGCAGTCGGAATGTCAAGTGTTCATGAAGTACTATATGCAAATGCACTCGGCATCAGAACAATTGGAATTTCCTGTATTACAAATATGGGGGCAGGTATTTCCCCGGTGAAGCTAAGCCACTCTGAAGTGAAAGAAACCGCTGAAAGAGTCAAGGATAAGTTCAGCAGATATTTAAAAAGAGTTTTAGTTACTCTATAA
- a CDS encoding SPOR domain-containing protein, producing MDSTTREEENKQPVDSVYVFDVQEEEVTREEKETPDPEEKNDSLITYVRDTSVNAKTVYAVQVGAFSSEANAKKHIETSEKLLGKKLRTFYSTEVKFWVVQLMPVAKSDEAHKIKRSIRKKKEFKDAFVVKVIE from the coding sequence ATGGATTCCACTACACGCGAGGAAGAAAACAAACAACCCGTTGACTCTGTATATGTGTTTGATGTTCAGGAAGAAGAAGTAACCAGGGAAGAAAAAGAGACGCCTGATCCTGAGGAAAAAAATGATTCACTCATTACTTACGTCAGAGATACTTCAGTTAATGCCAAAACGGTATATGCGGTTCAGGTTGGTGCGTTTTCTTCAGAAGCAAATGCAAAAAAGCATATTGAAACTTCTGAGAAACTATTGGGGAAAAAACTCAGAACGTTTTACTCAACAGAAGTGAAATTCTGGGTAGTGCAACTGATGCCGGTTGCAAAATCAGATGAGGCACATAAGATAAAACGCAGTATCCGGAAGAAAAAAGAATTTAAAGACGCTTTTGTTGTAAAAGTTATAGAGTAA